A genomic stretch from Arachis stenosperma cultivar V10309 chromosome 3, arast.V10309.gnm1.PFL2, whole genome shotgun sequence includes:
- the LOC130965731 gene encoding uncharacterized protein LOC130965731 → MVFVLCFEYEEEINQRIKSPLLRSLGFEDGAKDYVKEEDLDAESPTSILEDDTQPLKNSTTGHLGGSLAGSGFSLAYSLVLGLVLYVMHHNRNEDEDKYFFGTKLGCIFAV, encoded by the exons ATGGTTTTCGTTCTGTGTTTTGAATACGAGGAAGAGATTAATCAAAGAATCAAG AGTCCTCTTTTACG CTCTTTAGGTTTTGAAGATGGCGCTAAGGACTACGTGAAGGAAGAGGATCTTGATGCTGAGTCTCCCACCTCCATCCTTGAAGATGAC ACGCAGCCGCTGAAAAATTCAACGACAGGCCACCTTGGGGGTTCTCTTGCTGGATCTGGGTTTTCCTTGGCTTATTCTCTTGTTCTGGGGTTGGTCTTGTATGTTATGCATCATAACCGAAATGAAGATGAggacaaatatttttttggaaCAAAATTAGGATGCATCTTCGCTGTTTGA
- the LOC130965732 gene encoding signaling peptide TAXIMIN 2-like: MPSDKSISPKTSERKKEKFDEDDGFCFECRPLAFVLGLPFALLALVLSVVGAIVWILGAILRCFCPCCGCIAELANLAMDLVQLPVRILRWFIDLIPC, from the exons ATGCCATCCGATAAATCAATATCTCCAAAGACTtcagagagaaagaaagaaaaatttgatGAGGATGATGGGTTTTGCTTTGAATGCAGACCATTGGCTTTCGTTCTTGGATTACCCTTCGCTTTGTTGGCATTGGTTTTATCTGTTGTGGGTGCTATTGTTTGGATTCTTGG GGCAATATTGAGGTGTTTTTGTCCATGTTGTGGATGCATAGCAGAATTGGCCAATCTAGCTATGGATCTTGTGCAGCTCCCAGTTCGAATTCTTAGATGGTTCATTGACCTAATTCCTTGTTAG
- the LOC130969305 gene encoding uncharacterized protein LOC130969305 has product MGVDYYKILQVDKNAKDEDLKKAYRKLAMKWHPDKNPNNKKDAEAKFKQISEAYEVLSDPQKRAIYDQYGEEGLKGQVPPPDAGGPGGGAGTTFFSTGDFPGGSFRFNPRSADDIFAEFFGFSSPFGGSGGRGSGMRSRGFSSGMFGDDMFGSFGEGGGVHVSHGTPRKAATIENKLPCTLEEIYRGTTKKMKISREIVDASGKTMPVEEILTINVKPGWKKGTKITFPEKGNEQVNVTPADLVFVIEEKPHGVFTRDGNDLIVTQKITLVEALTGYTVRLTTLDGRTLNIPINTVIHPNYEELVPREGMPLPKDPSKKGNLRIRFNIKFPTRLTDEQKSGIRKLLAASA; this is encoded by the exons atggGTGTGGATTATTACAAGATCTTGCAGGTTGATAAGAATGCAAAAGATGAAGACTTGAAGAAGGCTTATAGGAAACTTGCCATGAAGTGGCACCCTGATAAGAACCCCAACAACAAAAAAGATGCTGAAGCTAAGTTCAAGCAGATTTCTGAAGCCTACGAG GTTCTTAGTGATCCTCAGAAGAGAGCTATCTATGACCAGTATGGGGAGGAGGGGCTTAAGGGACAGGTACCCCCTCCTGATGCCGGTGGACCTGGTGGAGGAGCTGGAACTACTTTCTTTTCAACCGGAGATTTCCCGGGAGGATCATTTCGGTTCAATCCCCGGAGTGCAGACGACATTTTCGCAGAATTCTTTGGGTTTTCAAGCCCGTTTGGTGGCTCCGGTGGGAGAGGAAGTGGCATGAGGTCGAGAGGATTTTCTAGTGGAATGTTTGGAGATGATATGTTTGGATCCTTTGGTGAAGGAGGAGGGGTGCATGTGAGCCATGGCACGCCTCGCAAGGCGGCTACCATTGAGAACAAGTTGCCCTGTACCCTAGAGGAGATATACAGAGGGACCACCAAGAAGATGAAGATTTCTAGAGAAATTGTGGATGCTAGTGG GAAAACCATGCCGGTAGAGGAGATATTGACCATCAACGTGAAGCCTGGTTGGAAGAAGGGGACGAAGATCACCTTCCCGGAGAAGGGAAACGAACAGGTGAACGTGACGCCAGCAGACCTCGTCTTCGTCATCGAGGAAAAGCCGCACGGCGTCTTCACTCGTGACGGAAACGATCTCATCGTGACGCAGAAGATCACCCTCGTGGAAGCCTTGACCGGTTACACAGTGCGCCTCACCACACTGGATGGCAGAACCTTAAACATACCAATCAACACCGTGATTCATCCCAACTATGAGGAGCTTGTACCGAGAGAAGGCATGCCATTACCAAAGGATCCATCAAAGAAGGGGAACTTGAGAATAAGATTCAACATCAAGTTCCCAACCAGGCTCACTGATGAACAGAAATCAGGAATTAGGAAACTCTTGGCTGCATCAGCAtga